One Terriglobia bacterium genomic region harbors:
- a CDS encoding efflux RND transporter periplasmic adaptor subunit yields the protein MKDKKKLVIPLGAVGLLAVVTVLYFVLRSGQSASSLRVSGNIEVTDVEVSFKIPGRIQERLVDEGDIVAAGAVVARLESRDLGEQVAMRKAETQAAAAFLTQLQAGSRPEEIVQAEAMMRQSQARLDELLHGSRAQEIAAAQAAVTRTRADAERARLDYDRYARLFEKVNVSAQQYDAAKAGFEMAQARQREAEEQLKLVQEGPRKEQIEQAREALVQAKERYALVRKGPRQEEIDQARARLEQARQALAVTETQFGYAVLTAPMPGVVLSKNVEPGEMVAPGTPVVTIGNLEKVWVRAYINETDLGRVKVGQPATVTTDTYPGKQYTGHVSFIASKAEFTPKNVQTEKERVKLVYRIKIDILNPQMELKPGMPADASIYLENAGGESRPAR from the coding sequence ATGAAGGATAAGAAGAAACTCGTTATCCCCCTTGGAGCCGTGGGGTTACTGGCAGTTGTGACGGTCCTCTACTTTGTACTTCGTTCCGGACAATCCGCGTCCTCACTTCGAGTTTCTGGGAACATTGAAGTGACCGATGTGGAGGTCAGCTTCAAGATCCCGGGCCGGATTCAGGAGCGACTTGTGGACGAGGGGGACATTGTCGCTGCGGGGGCAGTGGTGGCCCGGCTGGAAAGCCGCGATCTGGGGGAACAGGTTGCCATGCGGAAGGCAGAGACCCAGGCCGCAGCGGCCTTTCTTACTCAACTGCAGGCGGGCTCCCGGCCTGAAGAAATCGTACAGGCCGAGGCCATGATGCGACAGAGCCAGGCGCGACTGGATGAACTGCTGCACGGTTCGAGAGCACAGGAAATTGCGGCGGCGCAGGCAGCCGTAACGCGCACCCGCGCGGACGCCGAGCGGGCCAGGCTGGATTATGACCGGTACGCCCGCCTCTTCGAGAAGGTGAATGTATCGGCCCAGCAATACGATGCCGCAAAGGCCGGTTTTGAAATGGCACAAGCCAGACAGCGCGAGGCGGAAGAGCAACTGAAGCTGGTACAGGAAGGTCCCCGCAAGGAACAGATCGAACAGGCCCGCGAGGCCCTGGTCCAGGCGAAGGAAAGATATGCCCTTGTTCGAAAAGGCCCACGCCAGGAGGAGATCGATCAGGCGCGCGCCCGTCTGGAGCAGGCCCGGCAGGCGCTCGCCGTGACTGAAACCCAATTCGGTTATGCCGTACTGACAGCACCCATGCCGGGGGTCGTGCTGTCAAAGAATGTCGAACCCGGTGAGATGGTTGCCCCCGGGACCCCGGTCGTCACGATTGGCAATCTTGAGAAAGTGTGGGTGCGCGCCTACATCAACGAGACTGATCTCGGCCGCGTCAAAGTGGGGCAGCCGGCCACGGTGACGACCGACACCTATCCCGGAAAGCAGTACACCGGACATGTTTCCTTCATCGCCTCGAAGGCTGAATTTACCCCCAAGAACGTTCAAACGGAGAAGGAACGCGTCAAACTGGTGTATCGGATCAAGATCGACATTTTGAATCCCCAGATGGAACTGAAACCGGGAATGCCTGCCGACGCCTCTATCTATTTGGAAAATGCAGGCGGGGAATCAAGGCCCGCACGCTGA
- a CDS encoding TetR/AcrR family transcriptional regulator translates to MATEKLNTGLRQEQIAQAVLGLIATRGAKGLSVAAVARRVGLVPSALYRHFENKDQMLKAAIDLFQAQVRTNFEEVERETPQCLERLHRLLRRQVRMIRENQVVAMPRIIFSDNLYGRSPQKRVQVYRILEGFIGRLSDIIVEGKQRGEIHAGVDPPSAARIFLAIFQSSGILWFLSDGEFDVTNNAEKSWRIFKRAIEA, encoded by the coding sequence ATGGCCACCGAGAAGTTGAACACCGGCCTCAGGCAGGAGCAAATTGCTCAAGCTGTCCTCGGTTTGATCGCCACGCGTGGGGCAAAGGGGCTCAGCGTGGCAGCGGTTGCACGCCGGGTGGGGCTGGTTCCCTCCGCACTCTACCGGCATTTTGAGAACAAGGATCAGATGCTGAAAGCGGCCATCGACCTCTTCCAGGCTCAGGTCCGCACGAATTTTGAGGAGGTCGAGCGGGAAACCCCCCAGTGCTTGGAACGCCTCCACCGGCTTCTGAGACGACAAGTCCGAATGATCCGGGAAAATCAAGTCGTGGCCATGCCTAGAATCATCTTCTCCGACAATCTTTACGGTCGTAGTCCCCAGAAACGTGTCCAGGTGTATAGAATCCTGGAAGGTTTCATCGGGAGATTGAGCGATATCATTGTCGAAGGAAAGCAGCGGGGGGAAATTCACGCGGGCGTCGACCCCCCGAGTGCCGCAAGAATCTTTCTGGCCATATTTCAGTCCTCGGGAATTCTCTGGTTTCTAAGCGACGGAGAATTCGATGTTACTAACAATGCCGAAAAATCATGGAGGATTTTCAAGAGGGCGATTGAAGCCTAA
- a CDS encoding response regulator — MDRRRLLVIDDEPQIRTFVSEAFAGQYEVVTVGTGEEAIRRAILERPNCILMDVMMPQMGGFMLCEIFKSIRQTKLIPIVLMSGKPRHMVWPTAQEMGVLDYIEKPFSIERMSDSLKRALEESPVERRRAPRVTMKIPLIVRGRDESGNDFEVGGETGDVSRLGAMVRLPVRVPVGGLIEIRQSEAPSPNRPALLTAARVAWNGQVSPDGPFLHGCEFSHPSSEWVIIQ; from the coding sequence ATGGACAGAAGAAGGTTGCTCGTGATCGACGACGAGCCGCAGATTCGGACCTTCGTTTCCGAGGCCTTTGCCGGTCAATACGAGGTGGTGACAGTGGGGACAGGGGAGGAAGCCATCCGTCGGGCCATCCTGGAACGGCCGAACTGCATTTTGATGGACGTCATGATGCCGCAAATGGGCGGATTCATGTTGTGTGAGATCTTCAAATCCATCAGACAGACCAAATTGATTCCCATCGTCCTGATGAGTGGAAAACCCCGACACATGGTCTGGCCGACGGCCCAAGAGATGGGTGTCCTCGACTACATCGAAAAGCCTTTTTCCATAGAGCGAATGTCGGACTCGCTCAAGCGCGCCCTCGAAGAATCTCCCGTGGAACGGCGCAGGGCCCCCCGCGTCACCATGAAGATCCCTCTTATTGTGCGGGGCAGGGATGAATCTGGAAACGATTTTGAAGTCGGCGGGGAAACCGGCGATGTCAGCCGACTGGGGGCAATGGTGCGGTTGCCCGTTCGGGTCCCGGTCGGGGGCCTCATTGAGATACGCCAATCGGAGGCTCCTTCCCCCAACCGGCCCGCGCTCCTGACGGCGGCACGGGTCGCCTGGAATGGCCAGGTCAGCCCGGACGGTCCTTTTTTGCATGGGTGCGAGTTTTCCCACCCTTCATCCGAATGGGTCATCATCCAGTAG